The Gossypium hirsutum isolate 1008001.06 chromosome A13, Gossypium_hirsutum_v2.1, whole genome shotgun sequence nucleotide sequence TTATCAGCAACAATACTCAGCATATCTTTTCATTTGCAAAAAGAATAGTACCCTTTTTTTACCTTGACATTGTTAAGATCTACGTTGTTCTCCCTTAGAAATGAAACGAAGTCGTTAAAGTTTTCTTCTAACGGACGGTAATGTCCACTGTGTGGCCAAACTGCCTTAAGGATACCATTGTCAACAACTAATCTTCCGGCCGCAATAGTGGCACCACCTGCCAAGAAACTCGAATGTTGAAATGTACCCTTTTTCTTCACACCAACATACAAGATCTTCGAGGTATTGAGGACAAAAATCCACTTAGCATCGCCGGTTTCTTCGATAGTATGGACAGGCTTCCCTGTTTGCTTGTATACGAACTTCCCGTTTACCACCATAACTTCATAAGGCTTCCGTTCTATCTGCATAGTGGATAAATATTATTTCTGTAACATTTTGAATATAAATCGAGGTAGACTTGGgtttaagaaaaagaaataaaagaccCACCGGACTGAGATATTTGATGCATTGCAGTTGAAGCTTTGATCTCGGACATTTTTCGATATTTACTTCTTTCCCTTCTCCAATATCCAACCAGTAAAAAAAGGGTTCTTTACTCTGAGAGTGGAGCCATTGGTTGTAATAAAAGTGTAAATTATGTCCATATCGATGCCTCGGATCGATCTGAAATAACCCGAATCAACCCACATCAGTAACAGATAATGAAGAAGGGGGGGAAATTAGCCACAGTGCATGGGACTTACTGCTTCAAGCCAATGTTGCAATGCAAGCTTTTGAGCCTTTTCGTTCTTCGATAAACCTTTACCAACTTTAGCAGCTCTGGTTCTTGCTCGTGACCAACGCGAAATCGCCGTTTCGTGTTTTCCTATGTCGAAGAACGATATAGAACTCCTCTTCAGTTCTGCAAAATCTAAAAGCTTCCACCTACATTGCAACAAAGAATTGCATTATATAAAaccataaataaacaaaaaatgttGTGCATATATGGAagtatacacacacacacaccatGTTTGCTCGACAAGAACCGCGCAATCCGCTAGCTTTCGCCTTGTCCTAAAACT carries:
- the LOC107943771 gene encoding IQ domain-containing protein IQM2; translation: MGVAVSSPLAKPSDVKNGIQSVTVKSIHFDEDEAKTLVRSISYNSLDPEPLILISVGSKNMVSEGSVSFKGLDLEQSVSAKSPPLDKPENVPIKAVIETPKQSPVFGPSNPQHEAAIRLQKVYKSFRTRRKLADCAVLVEQTWWKLLDFAELKRSSISFFDIGKHETAISRWSRARTRAAKVGKGLSKNEKAQKLALQHWLEAIDPRHRYGHNLHFYYNQWLHSQSKEPFFYWLDIGEGKEVNIEKCPRSKLQLQCIKYLSPIERKPYEVMVVNGKFVYKQTGKPVHTIEETGDAKWIFVLNTSKILYVGVKKKGTFQHSSFLAGGATIAAGRLVVDNGILKAVWPHSGHYRPLEENFNDFVSFLRENNVDLNNVKMTPVDEEGNLANKQRNSNHFRCNSSEDDFNFEANEINAKDSIDQIR